From the genome of Streptomyces sp. V1I1, one region includes:
- a CDS encoding xanthine dehydrogenase family protein subunit M: MTTHAPQTGQSVTLPASLDEAVAALTAMPAAVPVAGGTDLMAAVNKGQLRPAGLVGLGRISEIRGWRYQDGHALLGAGLTHARMGRPDFAALIPALAASARAAGPPQIRNAGTLGGNIATAAPTGDTLPVLAALEADLVIAGPGGTRREIPVSHLLAGREMLAPAELIGFVRVPLLHAPQVFLKATGRTGPGRATASVAVVLDPARRGVRCAVGAIAPMPLRPLEAERWIASLIDWDGERGLASEALAAFGEYVAAACIPDPAPAAQGEEQAVLPPAVLHVRRTVAALARRALGRALS, encoded by the coding sequence GTGACCACGCACGCACCGCAGACGGGGCAGTCGGTGACGCTGCCGGCTTCGCTCGACGAGGCCGTGGCGGCGCTGACCGCCATGCCCGCCGCCGTGCCCGTCGCGGGCGGCACGGACCTCATGGCCGCCGTCAACAAGGGTCAACTCCGCCCGGCCGGCCTCGTCGGCCTCGGCCGCATCAGCGAAATCCGCGGCTGGCGCTACCAGGACGGACACGCGCTGCTCGGCGCCGGACTCACCCACGCCCGGATGGGACGGCCCGACTTCGCGGCCCTCATCCCCGCGCTGGCCGCGTCCGCGCGCGCCGCGGGCCCGCCCCAGATCCGAAACGCGGGCACCCTCGGCGGCAACATCGCCACGGCCGCCCCGACCGGCGACACCCTGCCTGTGCTGGCTGCCCTGGAGGCGGACCTGGTGATCGCGGGACCCGGCGGCACGCGCCGCGAGATTCCCGTCTCGCACCTCCTGGCAGGCCGGGAGATGCTCGCCCCCGCCGAGCTCATCGGCTTCGTACGAGTACCCCTCCTGCACGCCCCACAGGTCTTCCTGAAGGCCACCGGCCGCACCGGACCCGGCCGCGCCACCGCATCCGTCGCCGTCGTCCTCGACCCGGCGCGACGCGGCGTGCGCTGCGCGGTGGGCGCGATCGCGCCGATGCCGCTGCGGCCGCTGGAGGCGGAGCGGTGGATCGCGTCACTGATCGACTGGGACGGCGAGCGCGGCCTCGCCAGCGAGGCGCTGGCGGCCTTCGGTGAGTACGTCGCGGCGGCGTGCATCCCGGATCCGGCCCCGGCCGCGCAGGGCGAGGAACAGGCCGTGCTGCCGCCCGCCGTACTGCATGTGCGGCGGACCGTCGCCGCGCTGGCCCGACGTGCACTGGGGAGGGCGCTGTCGTGA
- a CDS encoding YqgE/AlgH family protein, with the protein MTEVSSLTGRLLVATPALADPNFDRAVVLLLDHDDEGSLGVVLNRPTPVVVGDILESWAALTGEPGVVFQGGPVSLDSALGVAVIPGDEGPLGWRRVYGAIGLVDLEAPPELLGAALGSLRIFAGYAGWGPGQLEDELNDGAWYVVESEPGDVSSPRPESLWRAVLRRQRNELAMFATYPDDPSLN; encoded by the coding sequence ATGACCGAGGTGTCCTCGCTCACAGGGCGGCTGCTCGTCGCCACACCCGCCCTTGCGGACCCGAACTTCGACCGGGCGGTGGTTCTGCTGCTCGACCACGACGACGAGGGCTCGCTCGGCGTTGTCCTCAACCGGCCCACCCCGGTGGTCGTCGGCGACATCCTGGAGTCCTGGGCCGCGCTCACGGGCGAGCCGGGCGTGGTGTTCCAGGGCGGCCCGGTCTCCCTCGACTCGGCGCTGGGCGTCGCCGTCATACCGGGCGACGAGGGGCCACTCGGGTGGCGGCGGGTGTACGGCGCGATCGGTCTGGTCGACCTGGAGGCCCCGCCGGAGCTGCTCGGCGCGGCGCTGGGATCGCTGCGGATCTTCGCGGGGTACGCCGGATGGGGCCCCGGCCAGCTGGAGGACGAACTGAACGACGGCGCGTGGTACGTCGTCGAGTCGGAGCCGGGCGATGTGTCGTCGCCGCGGCCGGAGAGCCTGTGGCGGGCGGTGCTGCGACGGCAGCGCAACGAGCTCGCCATGTTCGCGACGTACCCGGACGACCCTTCGCTGAACTGA
- a CDS encoding 2Fe-2S iron-sulfur cluster-binding protein gives MSNEENPQGRPPEQGGWQPTPQGGEYDAEATAFLQLPSEGADAAPLEAPGHGYVPPTITPLTPASAADPATGGWAAQQATGEPAVRWPEPAGTEQHVDPHATGQWTFTGAEPAGAPVAPAPASELTGQWTIPVADGDLPDESGEFTTSSLASHWGTTTPPATLPGGATAPWATGQEPPATLPGGAAAPWATAPSPEPEPAAVAEEPEPAQSGPVPERGPVPEPEAVEAEAVASPDEAAAAAEAPAPTSSTGSDEHPPTSYVLRVNGTDRPVTDAWIGESLLYVLRERLGLAGAKDGCSQGECGACNVQVDGRLVASCLVPAATAAGSEVRTVEGLATDGEPSDVQRALAGCGAVQCGFCIPGMAMTLHDLLEGNHAPTELETRQALCGNLCRCSGYRGVLDAVREVVAERAASTATAAEASEEARIPHQAPPGAGSVQLHPHDGGMA, from the coding sequence GTGAGCAACGAGGAGAACCCGCAGGGACGCCCGCCGGAGCAGGGGGGCTGGCAGCCCACGCCTCAGGGCGGTGAGTACGACGCCGAGGCCACCGCGTTTCTGCAGCTGCCGTCCGAGGGCGCGGACGCGGCGCCGCTCGAAGCGCCCGGACACGGCTACGTACCGCCGACGATCACGCCCCTGACCCCGGCCTCCGCGGCCGATCCGGCGACGGGCGGCTGGGCCGCGCAGCAGGCGACGGGGGAGCCGGCGGTGCGGTGGCCGGAGCCCGCGGGCACCGAGCAGCATGTCGACCCGCATGCCACGGGACAGTGGACCTTCACGGGCGCCGAGCCGGCCGGGGCGCCGGTCGCGCCCGCGCCCGCCTCCGAGTTGACCGGCCAGTGGACGATTCCGGTGGCGGACGGCGATCTGCCCGACGAGTCCGGCGAGTTCACGACGTCTTCGCTGGCGTCCCACTGGGGTACGACGACCCCGCCCGCGACTCTGCCGGGCGGGGCGACGGCCCCGTGGGCGACCGGGCAGGAGCCCCCGGCGACGCTGCCGGGCGGAGCGGCCGCGCCCTGGGCGACGGCTCCGTCTCCGGAGCCGGAGCCCGCCGCGGTGGCCGAGGAGCCGGAACCCGCGCAGTCGGGGCCCGTACCGGAGCGGGGGCCCGTACCGGAGCCGGAAGCGGTCGAGGCCGAGGCGGTGGCGAGCCCCGACGAGGCCGCCGCCGCTGCTGAGGCGCCCGCCCCCACCTCCTCCACGGGCAGCGACGAACACCCGCCGACCTCCTACGTCCTGCGCGTCAACGGCACCGACCGCCCCGTCACCGACGCCTGGATCGGCGAGTCCCTCCTCTACGTACTGCGCGAGCGCCTCGGCCTCGCCGGTGCCAAGGACGGCTGCTCGCAGGGCGAGTGCGGCGCGTGCAACGTCCAGGTCGACGGTCGTCTCGTCGCCTCCTGCCTGGTCCCGGCGGCGACCGCCGCCGGCTCCGAGGTCCGTACGGTCGAGGGCCTCGCCACCGACGGCGAACCCTCGGACGTCCAGCGAGCCCTGGCGGGCTGTGGCGCGGTCCAGTGCGGCTTCTGTATCCCCGGCATGGCCATGACCCTCCACGACCTGCTCGAGGGCAATCACGCCCCCACCGAGCTCGAGACCCGCCAGGCGCTCTGCGGCAACCTCTGCCGCTGCTCCGGCTACCGAGGCGTCCTCGACGCCGTACGCGAAGTGGTCGCCGAGCGCGCGGCGAGTACCGCGACCGCCGCCGAAGCGAGTGAGGAAGCGCGCATTCCGCACCAGGCGCCCCCCGGCGCGGGTAGTGTGCAGCTCCACCCGCACGACGGAGGCATGGCGTGA
- a CDS encoding beta-N-acetylhexosaminidase: MSLTATSLTDLIPAPRAVEGPYRTPFVLGTGTALAAATGTEGVARWLRTTLGSALGRELPPGVAGAAHTITLRIDPSLEPEAYRLSVASGVEIVGGTAAGVFWGAQTLRQLLGPDAYRRACVDPEAWRGIAHQVIEDGPRFPWRGLMFDVSRHFLPKDDVLRYLDLLAAHKLNVFHFHLTDDQGWRIEIKRYPKLTDIGAWRARTKYGHRASELWDERPHGGYYTQDDIREIVAYATERHISVVPEIDIPGHSQAAIAAYPELGNTDVIDTTTLSVWDNWGINPNVLAPTDNTLRFYEGVFEELLGLFPAAVSPFIHVGGDECLKDQWKASPAAQARIKELGLADEDELQSWFIRHFDTWLADRGRRLIGWDEILEGGLAPGAAVSSWRGYAGGIAAAEAGHDVVMCPEQHVYLDHRQHGGAQEPMPIGYVRTLEDVYRFEPVPPALSPEAAAHILGTQANVWTEVMQDRSRVDYQVFPRLAAFAEVAWSALPAPAERDFADFERRMTAHYKRLDALGVDYRPPGGPLPWQKRPGVIGRPIEGAPPNV; encoded by the coding sequence ATGAGCCTTACGGCAACGAGCCTTACGGATCTGATCCCCGCGCCGCGCGCCGTCGAGGGCCCGTACCGCACCCCCTTCGTGCTCGGTACCGGTACCGCACTCGCGGCGGCGACCGGCACCGAGGGCGTCGCCCGCTGGCTGCGTACGACCCTCGGCAGCGCTCTGGGACGCGAACTCCCACCGGGGGTGGCGGGAGCCGCGCACACCATCACGCTGCGGATCGATCCGTCCCTGGAGCCCGAGGCGTACCGGCTGTCGGTCGCATCCGGTGTCGAGATCGTGGGCGGCACCGCGGCCGGGGTGTTCTGGGGAGCACAGACGCTCCGTCAGCTCCTCGGCCCCGATGCGTACCGCCGGGCCTGCGTCGATCCGGAAGCCTGGCGGGGCATTGCGCACCAGGTCATCGAGGACGGACCCCGCTTCCCCTGGCGCGGCCTGATGTTCGACGTATCACGGCACTTCCTGCCCAAGGACGACGTCCTGCGCTATCTGGACCTCCTCGCCGCCCACAAGCTCAACGTCTTCCACTTCCACCTCACCGACGACCAGGGCTGGCGCATCGAGATCAAGCGCTACCCCAAGCTCACGGACATCGGCGCGTGGCGGGCACGCACCAAATACGGCCACCGCGCCTCCGAGCTCTGGGACGAGAGGCCGCACGGCGGCTACTACACCCAGGACGACATCCGCGAGATCGTCGCGTACGCCACCGAGCGGCATATCAGCGTCGTCCCCGAGATCGACATCCCCGGCCACTCGCAGGCCGCCATCGCCGCGTATCCGGAACTGGGCAACACCGACGTCATCGACACAACAACCCTCTCCGTCTGGGACAACTGGGGCATCAACCCGAACGTACTCGCCCCCACTGACAACACCCTCCGCTTCTACGAGGGCGTCTTCGAGGAGCTCCTGGGCCTTTTCCCCGCCGCCGTCTCACCGTTCATCCACGTCGGCGGCGACGAGTGCCTCAAGGACCAGTGGAAGGCGTCCCCGGCCGCCCAGGCGCGTATCAAGGAACTCGGCCTGGCCGACGAGGACGAGCTCCAGTCCTGGTTCATCCGCCACTTCGACACCTGGCTCGCCGACCGCGGCCGCCGCCTCATCGGCTGGGACGAGATCCTGGAGGGCGGCCTGGCCCCCGGCGCCGCTGTCTCCTCCTGGCGTGGATACGCCGGCGGCATCGCCGCCGCCGAGGCCGGTCACGACGTCGTCATGTGCCCCGAGCAGCACGTGTACTTGGACCACCGCCAGCACGGCGGCGCCCAGGAGCCGATGCCCATCGGATACGTACGCACCCTCGAGGACGTCTACCGCTTCGAGCCCGTGCCCCCGGCCCTCTCGCCCGAGGCCGCCGCGCACATCCTCGGCACCCAGGCCAATGTCTGGACCGAGGTGATGCAGGACCGTTCCCGCGTCGACTACCAGGTCTTCCCGCGGCTCGCCGCCTTCGCCGAGGTCGCCTGGTCCGCCCTGCCCGCCCCCGCCGAGCGCGACTTCGCGGATTTCGAGCGGCGAATGACCGCCCACTACAAGCGCCTTGACGCGCTCGGTGTCGACTACCGGCCGCCCGGCGGCCCGTTGCCGTGGCAGAAGCGACCGGGTGTGATCGGACGCCCGATCGAGGGTGCGCCCCCAAACGTGTGA
- a CDS encoding carbohydrate ABC transporter permease — MPNARKAPGGSPGDGRAARRGRRRAGSWTPWLYLAPALLVLGGLLVYPIYQLGLISFLEYTQAQVSGGEPTTFQGLGNYRTLLADSQFWQVLLATVVFAAACVLATLTVGCALAVLLTRVRALPSLALMLAALGAWATPAITGSTVWVFLFDPDYGPVNRLLGLGDFSWTYGRYSAFALVLLEVVWCSFPFVMVTVYAGIKAIPSEILEAASLDGASQWRIWRSVTAPMLRPILVVVIIQSIIWDFKVFTQIYVMTNGGGIAGQNLVLNVYAYQKAFASSQYSLGSAIGVVMLLILLAVTLVYLRLLRRQGEEL, encoded by the coding sequence GTGCCCAACGCCCGGAAGGCGCCCGGGGGTTCCCCCGGCGACGGGCGCGCGGCGCGGCGCGGCCGGCGGCGCGCCGGCTCCTGGACCCCGTGGCTGTACCTCGCGCCCGCGCTCCTCGTCCTCGGTGGGCTCCTCGTCTACCCGATCTACCAGCTCGGCCTGATCTCCTTCCTCGAGTACACCCAGGCCCAGGTCAGCGGCGGCGAGCCGACCACCTTCCAAGGTCTCGGCAACTACCGCACGCTCCTCGCCGACAGCCAGTTCTGGCAGGTCCTGCTGGCCACCGTCGTCTTCGCCGCCGCCTGTGTGCTCGCCACCCTCACCGTCGGCTGCGCCCTCGCCGTCCTGCTGACGCGCGTACGCGCCCTCCCGAGCCTCGCCCTCATGCTCGCCGCCCTCGGCGCCTGGGCGACCCCCGCCATCACCGGCTCCACCGTTTGGGTCTTCCTCTTCGACCCGGACTACGGACCGGTCAACCGTCTCCTCGGCCTCGGCGACTTCTCCTGGACGTACGGGCGCTACAGCGCCTTCGCGCTCGTACTCCTCGAAGTCGTCTGGTGCTCGTTCCCGTTCGTGATGGTGACGGTGTACGCGGGCATCAAAGCGATCCCCTCGGAAATCCTGGAGGCGGCCTCACTGGACGGCGCGTCCCAATGGCGGATCTGGCGCTCCGTCACCGCCCCGATGCTCCGCCCCATTCTCGTCGTCGTGATCATTCAGTCGATCATCTGGGACTTCAAGGTCTTCACCCAGATTTACGTGATGACGAACGGCGGCGGCATCGCCGGCCAGAATCTCGTGCTCAATGTGTACGCCTATCAGAAGGCCTTCGCGTCCTCCCAGTACAGCCTGGGCTCGGCCATCGGCGTCGTGATGCTGCTGATTCTGCTGGCGGTCACCCTCGTGTATCTGCGGCTGCTGCGACGCCAGGGAGAAGAACTGTGA
- a CDS encoding DUF3039 domain-containing protein, giving the protein MSTLEPERGTGTGTLVEPTPQTSHGDGDHERFAHYVQKDKIMASALDGTPVVALCGKVWVPGRDPKKYPVCPMCKEIYESMSVGGDKDKGGKDKK; this is encoded by the coding sequence ATGAGCACTCTTGAGCCCGAGCGCGGGACAGGCACCGGGACCCTCGTAGAGCCGACGCCACAGACGTCGCACGGCGACGGCGACCACGAGCGCTTCGCCCATTACGTCCAGAAGGACAAGATCATGGCGAGTGCACTCGACGGCACTCCCGTAGTGGCACTGTGCGGGAAGGTCTGGGTACCGGGGCGTGACCCCAAGAAGTACCCGGTCTGTCCGATGTGCAAGGAGATCTACGAGTCCATGTCCGTCGGCGGCGACAAGGACAAGGGCGGCAAGGACAAGAAGTAG
- the murA gene encoding UDP-N-acetylglucosamine 1-carboxyvinyltransferase, translating to MTGTDDVLLVHGGTPLEGEIRVRGAKNLVPKAMVAALLGSEPSRLRNVPDIRDVRVVRGLLQLHGVTVRPGDEPGELVLDPSHVESANVADIDAHAGSSRIPILFCGPLLHRLGHAFIPGLGGCDIGGRPIDFHFEVLRQFGATIEKRADGQYLEAPQRLRGCKIRLPYPSVGSTEQVLLTAVLAEGVTELSNAAVEPEIEDLICVLQKMGAIISMDTDRTIRITGVDKLGGYTHRAIPDRLEAASWASAALATEGNIYVRGAQQRSMMTFLNTYRRVGGAFEIDDEGIRFWHPGGALKAIALETDVHPGFQTDWQQPLVVALTQAAGLSIVHETVYESRLGFTSALNQMGAHIQLYRECLGGSDCRFGQRNFLHSAVVSGPTKLQGADLVIPDLRGGFSYLIAALAAQGTSRVHGIDLINRGYENFMEKLEKLGAKVELPGGRLV from the coding sequence ATGACCGGCACAGACGATGTACTGCTTGTCCACGGCGGAACCCCGCTGGAGGGTGAGATCCGCGTCCGCGGCGCGAAGAACCTCGTGCCCAAAGCGATGGTCGCCGCTCTTCTGGGCAGCGAGCCGAGCCGACTGCGCAATGTGCCCGACATCCGTGATGTGCGCGTCGTACGCGGACTGCTGCAGCTGCACGGAGTGACGGTCCGGCCCGGTGACGAGCCGGGTGAGCTGGTACTCGACCCGTCCCACGTCGAGAGCGCGAACGTCGCGGACATCGATGCGCACGCGGGCTCTTCGCGCATCCCGATCCTCTTCTGCGGCCCGCTGCTGCACCGGCTCGGCCACGCCTTCATTCCGGGTCTGGGCGGCTGCGACATCGGCGGCCGGCCCATCGACTTCCACTTCGAGGTGCTGCGCCAGTTCGGCGCGACGATCGAGAAGCGGGCGGACGGCCAGTATCTGGAGGCCCCGCAGCGGCTGCGCGGCTGCAAGATCCGGCTGCCGTACCCGTCGGTCGGCTCGACCGAGCAGGTGCTGCTGACGGCGGTGCTGGCGGAGGGCGTCACCGAGCTGTCCAACGCGGCGGTGGAGCCGGAGATCGAGGACCTCATCTGCGTACTGCAGAAGATGGGCGCGATCATCTCCATGGACACCGACCGGACGATCCGGATCACCGGTGTCGACAAGCTCGGCGGCTACACCCACCGGGCGATCCCGGACCGCCTGGAGGCGGCGTCCTGGGCGTCGGCGGCGCTGGCGACCGAGGGCAACATCTATGTCCGCGGAGCGCAGCAGCGCTCGATGATGACGTTCCTGAACACCTACCGGAGGGTGGGTGGCGCCTTCGAGATCGACGACGAGGGCATCCGCTTCTGGCACCCGGGCGGCGCGCTGAAGGCGATCGCGCTGGAGACGGACGTGCACCCCGGTTTCCAGACCGACTGGCAGCAGCCGCTGGTGGTGGCCCTGACCCAGGCGGCGGGCCTGTCCATCGTCCACGAGACGGTGTACGAGTCGCGGCTCGGCTTCACCTCCGCGCTCAACCAGATGGGTGCGCACATCCAGCTGTACCGCGAGTGCCTGGGCGGCTCGGACTGCCGCTTCGGCCAGCGCAACTTCCTGCACTCGGCAGTCGTGTCGGGCCCGACGAAGCTCCAGGGCGCGGACCTGGTCATCCCGGACCTGCGCGGCGGCTTCTCGTACCTGATCGCGGCGCTCGCGGCGCAGGGGACGTCCCGGGTCCACGGCATCGACCTGATCAACCGCGGCTACGAGAACTTCATGGAGAAGCTCGAGAAGCTGGGCGCCAAAGTGGAGCTGCCGGGCGGCAGGCTCGTCTGA
- a CDS encoding carbohydrate ABC transporter permease encodes MSLLSIRRPWRLAAEASALVIAVVVAFPLYWMVLSAFKPAGEIQSTEARPWTLSPSLDSFRRVFEQQEFGRYFLNSLFVAGTVVIASALIAFLAATAVTRFRFKFRTTLLIMFLVAQMVPIEALTIPLFFLMRDFGQLNTLGSLILPHIAFSLPFAIWMLRGFVKAVPEALEEAAYIDGASRTRFLWQILFPLVFPGLVATSVFSFISTWNDFLFAKSFIISDTSQSTLPMALLVFFKPDENDWGGIMAASTVMTVPVLVFFVLVQRRLVSGLGGAVKD; translated from the coding sequence GTGAGCCTGCTCAGCATTCGCCGCCCCTGGCGGCTCGCCGCCGAGGCATCGGCACTCGTCATCGCGGTCGTTGTGGCCTTCCCGCTGTACTGGATGGTGCTCTCCGCGTTCAAACCGGCGGGCGAGATCCAGTCCACCGAGGCACGCCCCTGGACGCTTTCCCCCTCGCTCGACTCCTTCCGCCGCGTCTTCGAACAGCAGGAATTCGGCCGGTATTTCCTCAACAGCCTGTTCGTGGCAGGCACGGTAGTGATCGCTTCCGCGCTGATCGCCTTCCTGGCGGCGACCGCGGTGACGCGGTTCCGCTTCAAGTTCAGGACGACCCTGCTGATCATGTTCCTGGTCGCCCAGATGGTGCCGATCGAGGCGCTGACCATCCCGCTGTTCTTCCTGATGCGGGACTTCGGCCAGCTGAACACCCTCGGCTCGCTGATCCTGCCGCACATCGCCTTCTCGTTGCCGTTCGCGATCTGGATGCTGCGGGGCTTTGTGAAGGCGGTCCCGGAAGCCCTGGAAGAGGCGGCGTACATCGACGGCGCGAGCCGGACCCGCTTCCTGTGGCAGATCCTGTTCCCGCTCGTCTTCCCGGGGCTCGTGGCGACGAGCGTGTTCTCGTTCATCTCGACGTGGAACGACTTCCTGTTCGCCAAGTCCTTCATCATCAGCGACACCTCACAGTCGACGCTGCCGATGGCGCTGCTGGTCTTCTTCAAGCCGGACGAGAACGACTGGGGCGGCATCATGGCGGCGTCTACCGTGATGACCGTGCCAGTGCTCGTCTTCTTCGTACTCGTACAGCGACGCCTGGTCTCCGGCCTGGGCGGCGCGGTGAAGGACTGA
- a CDS encoding extracellular solute-binding protein: MKLIARIAAPSAALVLAGLTATACAPQTSDNSAKKDDKSGTLRVWLFQEVNNKPKEQVVDAAVAAFRKAHKGAEVEVEYIPVETRAQRIKAAFNDPKSAPDLIEYGNTDTAGYVKDGGLADVGEEFTAWDEAKDTDPTAKQSVTVDGKIYGAPLFVGVRALYYRTDVFKELGIAAPKTQDELIATAKKIHKAKPELYGLAVGGAYTYGAMPFIWAQGGELAQESGGSYKAAINSPAAQKGITAYTSLFGDDNCPAAKCASMGGNATVTAFASGKAAMAIGGDFSHQAVEAGAVKGRYAVVPLPGRETGSIAPAFAGGNNVGVLKSSSHRTLAVDLMKQFTGKETQRKLFDAMGFLPTYTDVRAAVAKKEPFVEPFVRTLGAGAKFVPASSGWGQIDASLVLPTMFQEIVSGKKDVAAASGDAAKKMDAAFAAAG; encoded by the coding sequence ATGAAGCTCATCGCCCGAATTGCCGCCCCGTCCGCGGCACTTGTGCTGGCAGGCCTCACCGCCACCGCCTGCGCCCCCCAGACCTCCGACAACAGCGCCAAGAAGGACGACAAGAGCGGCACCCTGCGCGTCTGGCTCTTCCAGGAGGTCAACAACAAGCCCAAGGAGCAGGTCGTCGACGCCGCCGTCGCCGCGTTCCGCAAGGCGCACAAGGGTGCCGAGGTCGAGGTCGAGTACATACCGGTCGAGACCCGCGCCCAGCGGATCAAGGCCGCCTTCAACGACCCGAAGAGCGCGCCGGATCTGATCGAGTACGGCAACACCGACACCGCCGGCTACGTCAAGGACGGCGGACTCGCCGACGTCGGTGAGGAGTTCACCGCCTGGGACGAGGCCAAGGACACCGACCCGACGGCCAAGCAGTCGGTCACGGTCGACGGCAAGATCTACGGCGCCCCGCTCTTCGTCGGCGTACGCGCGCTGTACTACCGCACCGACGTCTTCAAGGAGCTGGGGATCGCGGCCCCCAAGACCCAGGACGAGCTGATCGCCACCGCCAAGAAGATCCACAAGGCGAAGCCGGAGCTGTACGGGCTCGCGGTCGGCGGCGCGTACACCTATGGCGCGATGCCCTTCATCTGGGCGCAGGGCGGCGAACTGGCGCAGGAGAGCGGCGGTTCGTACAAGGCGGCCATCAACAGCCCGGCCGCGCAGAAGGGCATCACGGCGTACACCTCGCTCTTCGGCGACGACAACTGCCCGGCGGCGAAGTGCGCGTCGATGGGCGGCAACGCGACGGTGACGGCCTTCGCCTCCGGCAAGGCGGCGATGGCGATCGGCGGCGACTTCAGCCACCAGGCGGTGGAGGCGGGCGCGGTGAAGGGCAGGTACGCGGTGGTGCCGCTGCCGGGCAGGGAGACGGGCTCGATCGCGCCGGCCTTCGCGGGCGGCAACAACGTCGGCGTACTGAAGAGCAGTTCGCACCGCACGCTGGCGGTGGACCTGATGAAGCAGTTCACCGGCAAGGAGACACAGCGCAAGCTCTTCGACGCGATGGGGTTCCTGCCGACGTACACGGATGTACGGGCGGCGGTCGCGAAGAAGGAGCCGTTCGTCGAGCCGTTCGTACGGACGCTGGGCGCGGGCGCGAAGTTCGTGCCGGCTTCGTCGGGCTGGGGCCAGATCGACGCGTCGCTGGTGCTGCCGACGATGTTCCAGGAGATCGTCAGCGGCAAGAAGGACGTGGCGGCGGCGTCGGGTGACGCGGCGAAGAAGATGGACGCGGCGTTCGCAGCCGCGGGCTGA